One part of the Arabidopsis thaliana chromosome 4, partial sequence genome encodes these proteins:
- a CDS encoding F-box associated ubiquitination effector family protein (F-box associated ubiquitination effector family protein; CONTAINS InterPro DOMAIN/s: F-box domain, cyclin-like (InterPro:IPR001810), F-box domain, Skp2-like (InterPro:IPR022364), F-box associated domain, type 3 (InterPro:IPR013187), F-box associated interaction domain (InterPro:IPR017451); BEST Arabidopsis thaliana protein match is: F-box and associated interaction domains-containing protein (TAIR:AT5G15660.1); Has 1223 Blast hits to 1182 proteins in 36 species: Archae - 0; Bacteria - 0; Metazoa - 0; Fungi - 0; Plants - 1223; Viruses - 0; Other Eukaryotes - 0 (source: NCBI BLink).), with the protein MTTSQFKKSKLIENNSQSLEILKEKNFNDVPLDVAIEIFMRLPVKSVARFLLLSKFWAEIIRSRHFITSFQVRSSLQPRLLVVFIDLNKQWNCEDWYFFSLSSSTTSYLSRVTCPFPDYVHYSHYVNGLISHGYGLEKFITNPSTGKSTVLGRVQTNSKVAQCFLGYDPVNDEYKLLVLCMKEKMQRHDGRTRILQLSSQHQVFPLGVKKKPWRMIDYTTPHGPVLNSVCIDGVLYYVAFTGEDLSQLSLMRFDLGSEKLDLFTSLPADFPAAFLHGFTLMRYKGKVALATKTLFIGIEVWVLDQQAEIHGWLKKSFSIKGVRRWLFCDLFITGTTHTGEFILAPRFYSNSFYVIYYNPDTKSLRKTKVEVHGGYDFKHRETKAMVFPDYVETVRLL; encoded by the coding sequence ATGACGACAAGTCAATTCAAGAAGAGTAAATTAATAGAGAACAATTCTCAGTCTCTTGAAATCTTAAAAGAGAAGAACTTCAATGATGTTCCTTTGGACGTAGCCATAGAGATATTTATGAGATTGCCTGTGAAATCCGTAGCTAGGTTTCTCCTACTCTCAAAGTTTTGGGCCGAAATTATCCGAAGTAGACATTTCATCACGTCTTTCCAGGTTAGGTCTTCGTTGCAGCCGCGTCTACTAGTCGtgtttattgatttaaataaacaaTGGAACTGCGAAGATTGGTACTTCTTCTCGCTCTCTTCATCAACAACGTCTTATCTATCACGTGTTACATGTCCCTTTCCAGATTATGTGCACTATTCTCATTATGTTAATGGCTTGATAAGCCATGGATATGGTCTAGAGAAATTCATAACTAACCCTAGCACCGGTAAATCCACAGTTTTAGGGAGAGTCCAAACCAATAGTAAGGTTGCGCAATGTTTTTTGGGGTATGATCCGGTTAATGATGAATACAAACTATTGGTATTGTGCATGAAGGAAAAAATGCAACGTCATGACGGTCGAACTCGAATATTACAACTATCATCTCAACATCAAGTATTCCCATTGGGAGTTAAAAAGAAACCATGGAGAATGATTGATTATACAACTCCTCACGGTCCTGTGCTGAACAGTGTGTGCATAGATGGTGTTTTATATTATGTTGCTTTTACGGGCGAAGATTTGTCACAGCTGAGCTTAATGAGATTCGATTTGGGGTCTGAAAAGTTGGATCTTTTTACTAGTTTACCCGCGGACTTTCCAGCTGCATTTCTACATGGTTTCACTTTGATGAGGTACAAGGGGAAAGTAGCCTTAGCCactaaaactttatttattgGTATTGAAGTGTGGGTTTTGGATCAGCAAGCCGAAATTCATGGATGGTTGAAGAAAAGTTTCAGTATCAAAGGTGTTAGGAGGTGgttattttgtgatttatttaTCACAGGCACTACTCATACAGGTGAGTTTATTTTGGCACCACGGTTCTATTCTAATAGCTTTTATGTTATCTATTACAATCCCGACACgaaaagtttaagaaaaaccAAGGTTGAAGTACACGGAGGCTATGACTTCAAGCATCGGGAAACAAAAGCAATGGTTTTTCCGGATTATGTAGAGACTGTTCGGTTGTTGTAG
- a CDS encoding RNI-like superfamily protein (RNI-like superfamily protein; BEST Arabidopsis thaliana protein match is: RNI-like superfamily protein (TAIR:AT3G48880.2); Has 189 Blast hits to 187 proteins in 18 species: Archae - 0; Bacteria - 0; Metazoa - 12; Fungi - 0; Plants - 177; Viruses - 0; Other Eukaryotes - 0 (source: NCBI BLink).), with the protein MTKVESTSGEVSEWADLNKDILELIFNKLDVMDITMGASRVCISWFLASHNKTLWNTVDLTNLQELDVSRIFNFKDKERPIFFYKHPVDHKHGLTNLLTKIISRFFLDFFEVEGSISLMNLLVEISKLSRMAPKNLFFNFNSYIQENGLKFAAEKMPNIEKLALPIWCYQNEKSLRFAFSQWKNLKTLIIAHEHSFSGRFDFKAVGESCSNLTNLKYLGRLEEYTSREIVSYLHSLKRLSLRCFLVSSIAVYRFITGLPNLTILNVSHCKNPYDYFLPIAKSIDNYVITAATQKLEKFITCPHDCMICKDRCRYSLSYLAEVWRNDEIKELEF; encoded by the exons ATGACGAAGGTAGAAAGTACTTCAGGAGAAGTTTCAGAATGGGCAGATCTAAACAAAGACATACTTGAACTTATTTTCAATAAGCTCGACGTGATGGACATTACCATGGGAGCTTCACGTGTCTGCATCTCTTGGTTCCTTGCTTCTCACAATAAAACTCTGTGGAACACGGTCGACCTCACCAATCTCCAAGAGTTAGATGTCTCCCGCATTTTCAACTTTAAGGATAAAGAAAgaccaattttcttttacaagcACCCGGTTGACCATAAACATGGCCTTACGAATCTTTTGACTAAGATCATCTCTCGGTTCTTTCTTGACTTTTTTGAAGTAGAAGGCAGCATAAGTCTCATGAATCTATTAGTTGAGATCAGCAAGTTGAGCCGCATGGCCCCCAAGAATTTGTTCTTTAACTTCAATTCCTATATACAGGAAAATGGTCTCAAGTTCGCTGCTGAGAA gATGCCAAATATAGAGAAACTTGCTTTACCAATCTGGTGCTATCAAAACGAGAAGTCATTGCGGTTTGCATTCAGTCAATGGAAGAATCTTAAAACATTGATCATCGCTCATGAACACTCTTTCAGCGGGAGATTCGACTTTAAAGCTGTGGGGGAGAGCTGTAGTAACCTAACCAACTTAAAATATTTGGGTCGTTTGGAAGAATACACGTCCAGGGAAATAGTGTCTTACCTCCATAGCCTCAAGAGGTTGAGTTTACGATGCTTTTTGGTCAGTTCTATAGCAGTTTACAGGTTTATCACCGGCCTTCCAAACCTCACGATTCTTAATGTTTCACATTGCAAAAACCCGTATGATTATTTTCTTCCTATAGCGAAATCTATAGACAATTATGTTATAACAGCCGCCACTCAGAAGCTTGAGAAATTTATCACATGTCCTCACGATTGTATGATTTGCAAAGATCGTTGTCGCTACTCATTGTCTTATCTCGCTGAGGTTTGGCGGAATGATGAGATAAAGGAACTTGAATTCTGA
- a CDS encoding Haloacid dehalogenase-like hydrolase (HAD) superfamily protein (Haloacid dehalogenase-like hydrolase (HAD) superfamily protein; FUNCTIONS IN: hydrolase activity, catalytic activity; INVOLVED IN: metabolic process; LOCATED IN: cellular_component unknown; EXPRESSED IN: 24 plant structures; EXPRESSED DURING: 15 growth stages; CONTAINS InterPro DOMAIN/s: Haloacid dehalogenase-like hydrolase (InterPro:IPR005834); BEST Arabidopsis thaliana protein match is: Haloacid dehalogenase-like hydrolase (HAD) superfamily protein (TAIR:AT3G10970.1); Has 9886 Blast hits to 9886 proteins in 1971 species: Archae - 106; Bacteria - 8631; Metazoa - 63; Fungi - 26; Plants - 330; Viruses - 0; Other Eukaryotes - 730 (source: NCBI BLink).), giving the protein MAEAIGAVSLVGHRPSIVRITVKNELKTQKSQSIVRFPVKVDYSAKGVLSHLMTQSVKKNRMSVFPIRALAMELTKEKKKDDRLPKTWNYLDSGADDKPSLWPPENKADKPSLHNPLLRQERMGCGWLGAIFEWEGVLIEDNPDLDNQSWLTLAQEEGKSPPPAFMLRRVEGMKNEQAISEVLCWSRDPVQVRRMAKRKEEIFKALHGGVYRLRDGSQEFVNVLMNNKIPMALVSTRPRETLENAVGSIGIRKFFSVIVASEDVYRGKPDPEMFIYAAQLLDFIPERCIVFGNSNQTIEAAHDGRMKCVAVASKHPIYELGAAELVVRRLDELSIIDLKKLADTDLTEFEPELEMEKEDERELPSSAVAVDDF; this is encoded by the coding sequence ATGGCGGAGGCTATTGGTGCTGTATCTTTGGTGGGTCATCGACCTTCAATTGTGAGGATTACAGTGAAGAATGAATTGAAAACGCAGAAATCACAGAGCATTGTTCGCTTTCCGGTGAAGGTAGATTATAGTGCGAAAGGTGTTCTCTCTCATTTGATGACGCAGAGTGTGAAAAAGAATCGAATGTCGGTGTTTCCGATCAGGGCTCTTGCTATGGAATTgacgaaagagaagaagaaagacgatCGGTTACCGAAAACTTGGAATTATCTTGATTCTGGTGCTGATGATAAGCCTAGTTTATGGCCTCCTGAGAACAAAGCTGATAAGCCTTCATTGCATAATCCTTTACTTAGGCAAGAGCGGATGGGTTGTGGTTGGTTAGGTGCTATATTTGAGTGGGAAGGAGTATTGATTGAAGACAATCCTGACTTGGATAACCAATCATGGCTTACTTTAGCTCAAGAAGAAGGGAAATCTCCTCCTCCGGCTTTTATGCTCAGACGTGTCGAAGGGATGAAGAACGAGCAGGCCATATCTGAGGTTCTGTGTTGGTCGAGAGATCCTGTTCAAGTGAGAAGGATGGCTAAGCGTAAAGAAGAGATCTTTAAAGCTCTACATGGAGGAGTGTATAGACTAAGAGATGGGTCGCAGGAATTTGTCAATGTCTTGATGAATAATAAGATCCCTATGGCTTTGGTATCGACTCGTCCTCGGGAAACATTGGAGAATGCAGTTGGATCGATAGGTATCAGAAAGTTCTTCAGTGTGATAGTTGCATCGGAAGATGTTTACAGAGGTAAACCAGATCCTGAGATGTTCATTTACGCAGCACAGCTTCTTGATTTCATACCGGAACGTTGCATTGTATTTGGAAACTCAAACCAGACCATAGAGGCAGCTCACGATGGGAGGATGAAATGTGTGGCTGTGGCGAGTAAACACCCGATTTATGAGCTTGGTGCAGCTGAGCTGGTGGTAAGAAGACTAGACGAGTTATCGATTATCGATTTGAAGAAACTTGCTGATACCGATTTGACAGAGTTCGAACCGGAATTGGAGATGGAAAAGGAAGATGAGCGTGAGCTGCCTTCATCGGCTGTAGCAGTTGATGATTTCTGA